In the Microtus pennsylvanicus isolate mMicPen1 chromosome 6, mMicPen1.hap1, whole genome shotgun sequence genome, one interval contains:
- the Irx5 gene encoding iroquois-class homeodomain protein IRX-5 yields MSYPQGYLYQPSASLALYSCPAYSTSVISGPRTDELGRSSSGSAFSPYAGSTAFTAPSPGYNSHLQYGADPAAAAAAAFSYVGSPYDHTPGMAGSLGYHPYAAPLGSYPYGDPAYRKNATRDATATLKAWLNEHRKNPYPTKGEKIMLAIITKMTLTQVSTWFANARRRLKKENKMTWTPRNRSEDEEEEENIDLEKNDEDEPQKPEDKGDLESPEAGGVDQKAAAGCERLQGPPSPAGKETEGSLSDSDFKESPSEGRHEELPRPPRAGGPSPVGPASARLAEDTGPHYPAGAPAPGPHPAAGELPPGSGGPSVIHSPPPPPPPPPVVLAKPKLWSLAEIATSSDKVKDGSGGSEGSPCPPCPGPMGGQTLGGSRASPAPAPARSPSAQCPFPGGTVLSRPLYYTAPFYPGYTNYGSFGHLHGHPGPGPGPTAGPGSHFNGLNQTVLNRADVLAKDPKMLRSQSQLDLCKDTPYELKKGMSDI; encoded by the exons ATGTCCTACCCGCAGGGCTACTTGTACCAGCCGTCCGCCTCGTTGGCCCTCTACTCGTGCCCCGCATACAGCACCAGCGTCATTTCGGGGCCCCGCACGGATGAGCTCGGCCGCTCGTCTTCGGGCTCCGCATTCTCGCCCTACGCAGGCTCCACTGCCTTCACGGCTCCCTCGCCGGGCTACAACTCGCACCTCCAGTACGGCGCCGATCCCGCGGCTGCGGCCGCCGCCGCCTTCTCGTACGTG GGCTCTCCCTACGACCACACTCCCGGTATGGCTGGTTCCTTGGGGTATCATCCTTATGCGGCGCCTCTGGGCTCCTACCCTTATGGGGACCCCGCATACCGGAAGAACGCCACTCGGGACGCCACAGCCACGCTCAAGGCCTGGCTCAACGAGCACCGCAAGAACCCGTACCCCACCAAGGGCGAGAAGATCATGCTGGCCATCATCACCAAGATGACCCTCACCCAGGTGTCCACCTGGTTCGCCAACGCACGCCGGCGCCTCAAGAAAGAGAACAAGATGACGTGGACGCCACGGAACCGCAgcgaggacgaggaggaggaggagaacattgATCTGGAGAAGAATGATGAGGACGAGCCACAGAAGCCCGAGGACAAGGGCGACCTCGAGAGCCCCGAAGCAG GAGGAGTAGACCAGAAGGCGGCTGCGGGCTGCGAACGGCTGCAAGGGCCGCCCAGCCCCGCCGGCAAGGAGACGGAAGGCAGCCTCAGCGACTCGGATTTTAAGGAGTCTCCCTCCGAGGGTCGTCACGAGGAGTTGCCCAGGCCCCCGCGCGCGGGCGGGCCGTCCCCAGTTGGGCCCGCAAGCGCGCGTCTGGCGGAGGACACGGGTCCTCACTATCCTGCGGGCGCGCCGGCGCCCGGTCCGCACCCAGCGGCTGGAGAGCTGCCCCCTGGTTCGGGCGGGCCCTCAGTCATCCACTCGCCACCGCCACCTCCACCGCCGCCTCCGGTCGTGCTTGCCAAGCCCAAACTGTGGTCTCTGGCAGAGATAGCCACTTCCTCGGACAAGGTCAAGGACGGGAGCGGAGGGAGCGAGGGTTCTCCGTGCCCACCGTGCCCTGGGCCCATGGGCGGGCAAACCCTTGGAGGCAGCCGTGCTTCTCCTGCCCCCGCGCCCGCGCGATCGCCCTCGGCGCAGTGTCCCTTTCCCGGCGGGACGGTGCTGTCCCGGCCTCTCTACTACACCGCGCCCTTCTATCCTGGCTACACGAACTATGGCTCCTTCGGACACCTTCACGGCCACCCAGGCCCAGGGCCAGGCCCCACAGCGGGTCCTGGCTCTCATTTCAATGGATTAAACCAGACGGTGTTGAATCGAGCGGACGTTTTGGCTAAAGACCCGAAAATGTTGAGGAGCCAGTCTCAGCTAGACCTGTGCAAAGACACTCCCTATGAATTGAAGAAAGGTATGTCCGACATTTAA